One Natrinema longum genomic window carries:
- a CDS encoding queuine tRNA-ribosyltransferase tRNA-guanine transglycosylase — MRFYVPEWDDAVDSHYDFRHDELSTLDRQERDLDYIWDIFERDTTPIDGVLISREQVEETTRKADRLAEYGVYDDPVLSVPEWLPTISDCGAWGYKSLPFPPYGNAEMLDFYETLEVTVGVTIDHLVLGSGKDKGRLYLDERAFHTDFKKSDIPDALTDVVDLMVDEWPNEWPTYVEEYEPSICTQSKKEVEAFAPEDFQGDVDTVLARLARDPRAVYREDDAAFRYELTLRNAQEMYDLYHRGNYPFRLMVAIQGWNPETYIEATEEVLDIGYNYLGIGGVAGSPIHDVRQIVKGVGKTVKEFERENNTRIDSHVFGFAKSEGFETVGRSGMTSFDSASMLRSAWTGGQNYRLDNNERYDAIRVRYPSNRDSLAEAVEKSLRGRETLVALRAFDSEEPIVDALYEWQKKAEKVLPATREYLREHRHDEQYDASLLQEVETAFRDDFEYARELQASFSDNLRGKLVKLLRKDDPEDPVSFEEYSDLLTVAQQEFEPFPRMTTILENDDPETTCDAIWTVVRDYATWIGDEDLLEEYQRTLQNRPWEKCDCSICTENSIEVCIFRGNDRNRRRGFHNTRRFYDEFTDELPKILIGTRGTASLNGYETIEDYLRAEHPDFWQQVHDLPVAEVGVLDAGGVREWWDETPTGVSLARSRMAENLGQQAERYQKVFLHTPDGEIDEHIVDAVEESNCTIQTFQDPSKLRQNALEACGENYIAGDDFLPHPPKINVQDGLDILVIDQCSGSKDIPEGAPVFDDKETLQFSREELLERDNVPGINAKDLYTGRQQEFVKEAVRRLKGEGHDVERYFISAGFGLVSEDEPLPPYEVTFSSMGVADIRERSKQLSIQADLEQVLNESDYDVVFFTLGKDYYTSIDIDNMVQNVRSDRIGVVFNRELVDDQFDNIVSVPARTEDAKNHGTIVVGLKGHYMKNFAHRIDSVESLEPEAIEGLCRRVEEEPTQMAFEKY, encoded by the coding sequence GCGCGATACAACCCCGATCGATGGCGTGCTAATTTCGCGTGAACAAGTTGAAGAGACGACTCGCAAAGCAGATCGTCTCGCCGAGTACGGGGTCTACGATGACCCGGTGTTGTCCGTTCCAGAATGGCTTCCTACGATCAGCGACTGCGGCGCGTGGGGCTACAAGTCACTCCCGTTCCCTCCGTACGGGAACGCCGAGATGCTTGACTTCTACGAAACGCTGGAGGTCACAGTCGGCGTTACTATCGATCACCTCGTTTTGGGTTCGGGGAAAGATAAGGGTCGTCTGTACCTCGACGAACGCGCCTTCCATACCGATTTCAAGAAGAGTGACATCCCAGACGCACTGACTGACGTCGTCGATTTGATGGTCGACGAGTGGCCCAACGAATGGCCTACTTACGTCGAGGAGTACGAACCGTCCATCTGTACTCAATCGAAGAAGGAGGTCGAGGCCTTTGCTCCAGAAGACTTCCAGGGTGACGTCGATACGGTACTTGCGCGATTGGCTCGCGATCCCAGAGCGGTGTACCGAGAGGACGACGCAGCATTCCGATACGAGCTTACTCTCCGGAACGCTCAGGAGATGTACGACCTGTACCACCGAGGTAACTACCCGTTCCGGCTAATGGTAGCGATCCAGGGCTGGAACCCCGAGACGTATATCGAGGCCACGGAAGAAGTGCTCGACATTGGATACAATTATCTCGGTATCGGTGGCGTCGCTGGCAGTCCCATCCACGACGTCAGGCAAATCGTGAAGGGCGTCGGAAAGACTGTAAAGGAGTTTGAACGCGAGAATAACACTCGCATTGACTCGCACGTCTTCGGGTTTGCGAAGAGCGAAGGATTCGAGACGGTCGGTCGATCGGGGATGACCAGTTTCGATAGTGCGAGTATGCTCCGTTCGGCATGGACAGGAGGGCAGAATTACCGGCTTGACAACAACGAGCGATACGACGCGATTCGGGTTCGTTACCCATCTAACCGCGATTCTCTTGCAGAGGCCGTGGAGAAGTCCCTTCGAGGCCGCGAGACGCTAGTTGCGTTGAGAGCCTTCGATTCTGAGGAACCCATCGTTGACGCGCTCTATGAGTGGCAGAAGAAAGCAGAAAAGGTCCTTCCAGCCACTCGAGAATATCTACGTGAACACCGTCACGACGAGCAATACGACGCTTCGCTACTCCAAGAAGTTGAAACCGCTTTTAGAGACGATTTCGAGTACGCCCGAGAGCTCCAAGCGAGCTTCAGCGACAATCTTCGAGGAAAGCTGGTCAAACTTCTTCGGAAAGACGATCCCGAAGACCCGGTTAGCTTCGAAGAGTATTCTGATCTACTAACCGTCGCACAGCAGGAGTTCGAGCCTTTCCCGCGTATGACTACCATCCTCGAAAACGACGATCCTGAAACTACTTGTGATGCGATTTGGACCGTCGTTCGCGATTACGCGACGTGGATCGGCGACGAAGACCTCTTAGAAGAGTACCAGCGTACACTGCAAAACCGACCTTGGGAGAAGTGCGATTGCTCGATCTGTACCGAGAACAGTATCGAGGTCTGTATCTTCCGTGGTAACGACCGCAACCGTCGACGTGGATTCCATAACACCCGACGGTTCTACGACGAGTTCACCGACGAGCTACCGAAAATCCTCATCGGAACTCGAGGTACGGCATCTCTGAACGGCTACGAAACTATCGAGGACTACCTTCGAGCCGAGCATCCTGACTTCTGGCAGCAGGTGCATGATCTCCCAGTTGCCGAAGTTGGCGTTTTGGATGCCGGCGGTGTACGGGAATGGTGGGACGAGACCCCAACCGGCGTTTCGCTTGCCCGGAGTCGCATGGCTGAAAACCTTGGCCAGCAAGCAGAGCGATACCAGAAGGTGTTCCTCCACACACCTGACGGAGAAATCGACGAGCACATCGTAGATGCCGTGGAAGAAAGCAACTGCACAATCCAGACGTTCCAAGATCCATCGAAACTGCGCCAGAATGCTTTGGAAGCGTGCGGAGAGAATTACATAGCTGGGGATGACTTCCTGCCTCACCCACCCAAAATCAACGTCCAGGATGGGCTCGACATTTTGGTTATCGACCAATGTTCTGGCTCGAAGGACATCCCCGAAGGTGCACCCGTCTTCGATGATAAAGAGACGCTCCAATTCTCGAGAGAAGAGCTCTTGGAGCGCGATAATGTTCCCGGAATCAACGCCAAGGATCTCTACACGGGCCGACAGCAGGAGTTCGTGAAGGAAGCGGTTAGACGACTCAAAGGAGAAGGTCACGATGTCGAGCGGTACTTCATAAGTGCAGGCTTCGGCCTCGTTTCCGAGGACGAACCGTTGCCGCCATATGAAGTGACGTTCAGCTCGATGGGCGTTGCCGACATCAGGGAGCGATCTAAACAACTCAGCATTCAGGCCGACTTAGAGCAGGTGCTGAACGAGTCAGACTACGATGTAGTCTTCTTCACTCTCGGGAAGGATTACTACACCAGCATTGACATCGATAATATGGTCCAGAACGTTCGTTCTGACCGTATTGGAGTCGTCTTCAACCGGGAACTCGTCGACGATCAGTTCGATAATATCGTGTCAGTACCTGCCCGCACAGAAGACGCGAAAAACCACGGCACAATCGTAGTAGGGTTGAAAGGACACTATATGAAGAATTTCGCACACCGTATAGACAGTGTCGAATCACTGGAACCTGAAGCGATTGAGGGCCTCTGTCGTCGTGTAGAAGAGGAACCTACTCAGATGGCCTTCGAGAAGTATTAG
- a CDS encoding tRNA-guanine transglycosylase, which translates to MLYRQRKLDLPHGELDTPVLFPVRNVGKRSSDNTPKYVGTIPEFSAAMINARSIRNRDPMWNRLTNGVTLREEMDVPEETIIFADSGGFDFSEQEIDTTPKKTIKTQRKLDSDIHGTIDIPLSRENRAAENQRRIDRSIEFALEASDLHTGDALLFASVHGYDPETIRNNIQYLENHGDFDGYALGSMVPIRTDYKKVTKLVLAARNATEKHLHVYGLGGLVYQPLLLYLGVDSFDSSAFIRSAGNRNYLIPGFGGEELHNIEDLDRLPCPCPICGQRSLEDIREDRTALTQHNLWALATELRRFKYIAESDRDVENYLDLRFQGNEVTKRAYETAKQQVRRLT; encoded by the coding sequence ATGCTGTACAGACAACGAAAACTCGATCTACCCCACGGGGAACTGGATACACCAGTTCTCTTCCCGGTTCGGAACGTGGGAAAACGATCGAGTGACAACACTCCCAAGTACGTCGGCACTATCCCGGAGTTTTCCGCGGCGATGATTAACGCTCGATCGATACGGAACCGGGACCCGATGTGGAATCGGCTAACGAATGGTGTGACTCTCCGCGAAGAGATGGATGTTCCAGAAGAGACCATCATCTTCGCTGATAGCGGTGGATTCGATTTTTCTGAGCAGGAGATCGACACTACACCGAAAAAGACAATCAAAACTCAACGGAAACTAGATAGCGACATACACGGGACAATAGACATTCCTTTGTCCAGAGAGAACCGTGCAGCAGAGAATCAACGGCGTATCGATCGAAGCATCGAGTTTGCTCTCGAGGCAAGTGATCTCCATACTGGCGATGCTCTACTCTTTGCGAGCGTTCACGGGTACGATCCAGAAACAATTCGGAACAATATCCAGTACCTGGAGAACCACGGGGATTTTGACGGATACGCACTCGGGAGTATGGTTCCGATCCGGACGGACTACAAAAAGGTAACAAAGCTGGTACTGGCTGCAAGAAATGCGACTGAGAAACATCTACACGTCTATGGGCTCGGTGGATTAGTCTATCAACCACTTTTACTTTATCTCGGTGTCGATAGTTTTGACTCGTCGGCGTTCATCAGAAGTGCCGGCAATCGTAACTACCTGATACCTGGTTTTGGAGGGGAAGAGCTCCACAACATCGAGGACTTAGATCGGTTGCCTTGCCCTTGTCCGATCTGTGGGCAACGGAGCTTAGAGGACATCCGGGAAGATCGAACCGCGCTCACTCAGCATAATCTCTGGGCGCTTGCAACGGAGCTTCGGCGATTCAAATACATAGCTGAGTCCGATCGAGATGTCGAGAATTATCTCGATCTTCGGTTCCAGGGCAACGAAGTCACTAAGCGAGCCTATGAGACCGCAAAACAGCAAGTGAGGAGGCTCACATGA